The Dermacentor andersoni chromosome 1, qqDerAnde1_hic_scaffold, whole genome shotgun sequence genomic interval TGAAGGCCCAAGAAGAGAAGCATGGTTCTGTATTTTCAACAGTTCAGCGCCTTGAAAGTAATAATGCAAGCTTTCAAGAATCAATAACCAAGGTATTACAGCTTCATGTTTTGGTTAAAAGTGACCTAGAGTTTCTAACTAATCAAGTTGTCGAGCTTGAATCAAAGGATCAGTCAATGGCCTTGCTTAAGCTTCCCAACAATTTTGATGCAAACCTTCGCAAATCCAACACACGGTTAATGACCTACAATTTATAGTTCAGCAGGCAAACACTTCATTGCCAGCCTCAAGCAAAGACTTCATTTCAAAAATACAGGACAAGGTTGATGATTTAGAAAATCGTCTCGTAGATCAAATATTTTATTTCATGGCCTGATTCGCAACAAAATGAACTCTGGGAATCTTCAGAGCGCCTTGTTATAGAATTCTGTGAAAAGCAGATATAAACAGTCACTTCAGTCGCCACGGCACATCAATTGGGTcattattctgcagaaaaaagTCGACCGATAATTATCACATTTTTGAATGATAAAGAAGTTGAAACTATACTGAGCTGTGGGTATAAACTGAAGAACATGGCTTTCAGCATTGGCCGTGACTACTCACAGGCTGTGCGAGATAAACGTCGCAAGTTGCGCCAATACGGTAAAAGAATCAGAAAGGATGGTGAGCACATGAGACTTGTGTTTAACACACTAGTGTTAAACAATGACATGTACATCCAAGACACGGATTCAAATCAAGCAGTTTGCTTACCCCAGGATCCAGCAGTTTAACAAACTTCTAATAAATTCCTAATGGCTGTGGTGCGCTTGTCCTCGTCATCATGTGCAGAGAAATTGTGCAGCTTTACCTTTCTGTACATGAACATCAGAAGCGTGATATCTAAAAATATTGCTTTTTTGTCACTTACTTACTCAAGCTCAGCATGCCTCGAAGCTTTCACCGAAACGTGGTTGGATGACACGTATCCTGATAGCAGTACAGTTGACAGTTCATGAGAATTCAATTTCTTTTGCTGTGATCGCAAGCAAAGAAGACGTGGTAGCGTGTTCACTGCGGTGAAAAAAGATTACATTGTTTCGCCTCTCAATACTGTTAGGGTGCAACAAAGAGTGCCGTAAGGCCGACAGCGATATGGccgagtcagacaaggttgggcaTGTACTGAAGGGGATCGCTCACAATGATTTTAACCTGCTCATGTGCACAACTTGTGAAACAgtacaggacatcataaaagagtgtcaacactttgagcaggccaagagccgccgcattgcaacgccgttcgcacatctgccgaacacagctgcgacatcctcttgtgacgacaggctaggagtgcagcgaccatcatcatcagatgacCTGACACGGATAGTGTGGGGACAACTTGAAGCCATGGCTCCTGCAGCCCTTTTTTCCGGCCCCAGTGAGCTgaacaacttgcctacagcaCCACTAGCGCAGACAATAGTCCACAAAGAACTCGCTAATCTTGGAGTTCATTCTTTATGTGCTGTTGCCGCGTCACAGCTGTATCATGCTGCAGGTCCATCGACTGACCCGCAGTATCCAGCACGCTACCGAAATCCAGCCAAGTGGCGAAACGCACACGATTGGCCAATCTGTTATGCCTGCCGGCATATTGGTCAAGTTGCTCGCCATTGTAATAACCGTACTGTCTCCTCCCCTCCGCGACAGCCATTCACAAGTTATTATTGCCCTGAACAGGGCGTCATTACCAGCCTCCATTGGCGCcgcaacagccaaacaatgacGCTCATGTTAATTGAAACAGTCTCTCGTCGTCATTTCGACGTCACCAGTCCCATTCGCCACCAGCTGGTCGACCATCGTCCctatcgccacaggcacatcgcCCACCGTCCCTTATGCAGCCCCAACGCCCGTCTCCAGAAAACTAAATGATGCAGCTCCTGGTGGTGACACTGCATTGACGACTCAACCACTAAACTGATCCCTTTGCTGACCAAACAGAACTTGATGGACATTTAAGTCGATGGCATCAGTGTTCCAGCACTCGACACTAGCGCACACATATCCGTCATGACTGCCCAATTGCACCAATGCCAGAACAAAGTTCTCACACCCGCTGCATCAAGCACCCTCCGCGTCGCCGATGGAGGaacgaataattttttttattaagcacaagtttttcccctatgttgtccttggtgtcagtgtttcttggcttcttctgatatgactaCTAAatatcggacccctcggttaacccgctttcttctcTGTATTACATTAGGCATATTGCCACAGATACTCGTTTCTGAGAAGTATTGTAAAATTACAGAACACAAGTAGTGTCACAGTGGCTTTTTTCATGTCAAGGAACAGGGACAGAAAACAATTCACCAACGATTATGAtactaatgcaaaatttgagcaccgTTGTTTACGTGTTTTCATTACGCAATATCTTGGCTGgcatggacaatctgtctcatgcagcacattgcaaacggagcaacGTGTGCCATGACTGCCTtgttaatcgggagatcgcgagacgtggcacgtgggtgacgcatgggctcaattcacagtagccgccgcagacagacctctgcttaTGCAGCGCTCTGATTCCATAAAAATGATGCGTGCTACTTTGGTGCCATCTCATGGCCGTCATCGCCGCAAAACCCATCTTGTGTGGCACAGTTCtcatgcttttgccataccctcctcctccgctttcctcctcgcagtCTCTTCGCCATAGCCATGTTTCATCTGCCACTGTGCTTCGCATtcactttcatccttcgctgtgttcattTTCTCAGTTACGATGAATAACGCcaacactcgccgcaggaacgggtgcctaagggTTGCGCCCTAATGATTGTCTGTGAACGAAAGCCTCAGGAATGTACACATCAATCCTTGCGAGATGATCAGTTGTAAATCGGACTTCTAAAAATCcaacccaccatggttgcttagtggctatggtgttgggctgctaagcacaaggttatgggatcgaatcctggccacggcagccggaTTTCAATGGAggccaaatgcgaaaaacacccgtgtacttagatttaggtgcacattaaagaacgccaggggccgtattctgtagcggttcctttgggaaccggttccctttggctgttacgtctggattacgtcactcggagaaagagtggaacggggcggcgtgaggggaaccaatcaacgagcggcggtctgccggaagatcacgtcatcatttttgtttgtacttaggggacggtatagcaattgaaggatgttgctggtttgataaaaaaacattgctttgtatagaacacttgcaaatatattttcagtaataaatgtgagcttgccgcgcagaccgctactgggagttgtaattttatttgtgttgttttcttatttagtcgctaggtggtgtgccatacgttatgcaaacaagttgcctcgctttgtttacgttttggacttgccagtttgcgcgccgaatccgaaactgggtcctcatgtttgagcgaggcAGCGCGATATACTcatgtcatttgttgaagagcacccctaccttgcgaaggcgtcgtgtgtgctgggtcaacagctgacggcggcgcgcaaggaggagctctggcagcaagtgactgccttgctgaacgctgagggcccggcagtgaaaactgcagcccaatggcgcggcgtgtggaagaaagatgtgtataacgcccgccgtgatgcagccgccttgcacgccgaaagcaggtaagcacactcgttgatggagcttttgcgcaccatattctaacaaacgtgttaatcacagaggaaccggaggaggcagcctgcccggaccgcgagggcgcgtcctctccctagttggaagggcgagcgccatcggagtctgcccgccgttcttcgagcccgacgaagaggtgaacatcagcgcatgagtttcaataggtcaacgccaagtcgacgcgctgtcgcgatttatggcaacacacacgcttttaatttttcaactttgccccgtgcggtccgtttatggaacgcactaccagataccattgcatgccaatataaacacactgcatttcgcaatctgctaaacgatcaatatgccgtttcaaccgtctatacacgtcatgtcttttgtaattttcttgcattttttctacaagttaaagaatttcagtggtcccaatttctttacaatacttaccactgtataacatgcaaaaacgtttacaatgttattatgctattatgttgttgtttaccatttattgttattgctctacatattgtatttgctaatgtaataattttccatgttctgtgcgtactcctttcattatgctgatgtttatttctttcccgattccatactaatatgttaccgtatttccccatttacactataccttctcgaaggcctgtaaggtacatgtaaatcaataaataaatatttacaatgtttgcagatgactgtatagtatatagggtcatcaacagcgaatctgaccaacaagcactacaacacgatttggatttgattgccatatggtgtgaaaaatgtcactgaatgagaaaaagagtgtccacgtcacctttaccgggaagagctcatacgacagcaatcgtaacacttaaataatgctactcttgaacaagtgtcagaatataaatacttagatgtatttttttctgctgatgtaaggtggaacagacacgttactcatgttaggaacaaggctgtcggagcattagattttttgaaacgtaactttagtagcttgccacagaaacttagggagcaactgtatttcacacatgtgcgcagtacactggagtatgcatgtgtttgctgggatccatatgctacagaacttgtagataaactagaaaaagtgcagaacagggcagttcggtttgtccttggcaattatgacaggatgcttaacatgacagaaagcaaaaaagcattaaattggcatcttcttgaacaccgtcgccgaaatctcagattaaaatttcttcataacatataccactctaatacggggatagccaggtaattgtattttcagccgcccacatatgtttctaaaaggcgagatcacaaattaaaaatatgtgagattccttttgaccctctattgcatgaattatgaaagtcattttttcagctttcattattgattgaatgaacaaacacgactgtaataataaagataaagctttgtgccaaatatggcacaccatgaagatggctgagcgctcttgctgccatgggcggaaaacaaagcttcacggacggtggccttttaatgtgatgtggggaatgaaatgaaacagttgtttgctgcgttcagacacagatgaatgtttcacttcctctatcttaccaacgacttgtttgtgcaaggtggccgcttacatctttgtttcttctcgtcaaattctggccagtggctgacttggtcagatcggtcgtctttgggtggcattgcggctgctggtccctgtgcttttttgacttgaacatggaattcgatgtcctgactagaagtccttcctggtcgctagttgggtaggcacttgttatgcgaggtaaggcattctgcaatttctgcttttaattgagccagcggtagtacttgtctcctcctaagctgctcctgcaccctcctgtacaatacccatgctgttactaccgataagtctagcataggcgtaaaaattcgaaagtgccatttcttcgacatctgatatgtatgcagtaaagtccaaacagagtccagcaggtcgacaccacccatgtgcctgttatggacctttactacgctggggcaatcaatttcgtgaaacaccttggcggaggtaaaccagcgctgagtcttttggactggatctctcccaacaaagctcgacagaaatgtcacggcgcggttatcgtatcaacgcacacacgataactctacgtcatctatcgcgcttgtgagtgcctctgaagcaccacttcctttacatttcagttccttttcacttttcaggcaGCTGTTTGGcagacaattcgccctcaccgtaccgatcgtcaaaattacatcttgtgatagagtgacctgcagcttcgggctattgaacagatggcagcacgttatcatattttgtatttcaagttcatactgtgcacacaccgatttcggtttctctgctgtagttgcaggcaaaattgagaaaactagtaactgccttgaattggcgaggccaaaaaatatgccacaataatttttctatgtttctgcggtcgaacttttcagagaaaaaaaaaaaacaattgctcgtgtttgccccctccgagtttcacgtcgcatcccaaaatctacttcacctctgttttgtgtatcactcaagagatggcagcacttgcccataataagtgcgcataactacgagatttactctgacggtatcacattctcaactgggaatctcacacacacaaaaaagaatggtaaccagtatgtgccaaatatgggacgccatgcaatagagggttaaaagcgacgctttccgctactctttctatgttcgtactacaagagactggaatactctaccacctgacactgtctgtatttgttcaaatgatgatttcttccatgctttatgaatgtaattttgagtgttcatttatatgagttgtaccctccctgctgtaatgcctggatgacgaagcaggtacccaatgaataaaaaaataaagaaatgtttcactgtcatgattttgtttatattctagcaccttgttaagcagcaattacgagcattatgtgaaatcatgcgtgcaagaaatgcaatgttgaagcaactcttgagtttaaacaaagcagtagtaagcatgagtgtctgctatttaaagaaatcctgctccaataagtgcttgacatgtctcgtttgttgctatacgtttcaatatgtgctatacagattgctgaacgacatttcagttgctgtgtaactcatgctgttcttgcgtgtcacacatgaacagacatctacagctttggaacaatgcatactgcacagtaaaataggcattgcaaagcaatattcaacaatgcaagattggttgccattcaccttggaaataacctttatttaaagaaaattccctggcgagacaatattcaaaagcacagtgaacaaagcaaaggagtaacataatggcacatggttatttgtcactgcatgtgtatctgtcatgctcaacatagacaaatcatgtgcttttcactactgcagtatgcagcatactatgattagccacatgtgagcacacgcaatgtgttatgttgaagtgcacggcctatttactttcatgaaaagaaaaataaaacatattacaccagcacatgtctccgcctcatttgccagcgaatgcaccggcgcacactttgcaggtaggcaatgcgcaaatttctgggcagccgaaacacaccaactatgggttcacgcaccgcacggcctctttgaaacaaagctcgagaaggctgtacagggtgcgcctgcggtggcacctgtacttgaagcggcacttgtgcctgggctggctcctgtgcgctgtcgtcatgtgcaccgtcgtcatctgggtcgtctggcagaggcacgcctgctgcaaggcagaggttatgcagcgctgcacaagctgcaacaatagtggctgctttctgaggcgagtagtggagcacccgatgcctctgcaggcatcggaagcggcttttgacgactcctatgcaccgctcaacggcatttcgcattgaggcgtgtgcctcattatagcgcccctctgccgtgaggcgatttgggtgaccaggcacaggagtcatgatccatggctctagcgggtacccagagtcccctgtaaagtgttgcatgtcagtgaacgaaatggatacattaaggcacaatgcaagaacacagtctacgccagggcccttttacaacaagagcgggtcttggatttattgttgcaatatctatcaaACATTTACCTTCCCGGAAAGCTGTAATGAAAGTttgactcattttaaagaaaagtccaatttcacctgttgtcttggctgcaaatctcattctcaggttaagttggacatgtaatatttatttcatactcgcggttttctgctccgttcatcccatttgcccctccctaaatgtacatcctccgCTAAAACttattagctcttctctcttcagaagtgttattttataaaacacttctaaggtctactctcgaatatgctgccagtatctgggatccttgctctacctttcgtacctcttctcatgAAGGTACCCAAAAtcgagctacccgtttgatcctttctaatcactccagcaccacatgtcgctgcaacaaaaaaaattgcacacattgcgacacaaagaaaaatagcgcaacttgcaccattctacaatatatactacaccgatcactaacgtcgatgccgaaagtttcacgcacacgcttattcctttgTTCCAAGGACAGGGACCAGGTccccgagtccattgtcaccaacccttttccaccATACTTGAAAACTGACATTttgacgtgttctgtagaattccactcctgcctgtaacgctccacgtggcattcagtgtattgaaattaatcaATAAGCAGCATAACAtttcagctgttgtatacatgctggtacaaatatctgccttttaagagagacttgtttctctcgatagtcgctgcaggttcattaggtactgctgcattcacaacacatttctagcaaatcacgctttcttaaagcttgctaggatgcaaaactatttgtctgtgaatgttttacatgtggaagaagcactgctactttaggtgcacttaccaagcaacacttctccatgaagtaacaggccacgagtgaggcggcggcgaaatgcagaatagCTCCAGACGAAAgaatcgtggcacgatcccggaaaccgtgggtcaattgccaggatatacagcttcgcgtcgcacacctcataagggaaagcaaagagaaggtgtcagtgccactgcaacaaatatctggcacaatcttttgcttacaacactacttgccaatcagttactgttcagtcagcgaacacaattacagaaaaagagatatcaacatacgcagtaggcagttgaactaatgatcagcatgataacaatgtcatcttaacctgcaaatgcaatgttggcatgtgtacacatgctcatgtatggcgtgcggtcacaacacaatgtgcaaaataattcctttggtttcttccgtccatattgtataAGATTCTGCTAAAGAGttccacctgtgttttttttttttttttttcagacaaagtgcctattacaagcgaaagaacgcggaaacagcatgtgccgtattaacagctagagcaaatgggtgtccacacattctcattctccctcacaccattttcattgatgggatgctccttttcacgtttacagtctgttgccacaatgctttagttttacgtcgagtaagaatcacaagggctcgtcttctgttaggatcgctcgcagacgaagactcccttcactgctacggcgtctattccggtttaagtcgcgcgtaatgtgtttacattgtagcatcgaaaaggctattcaactgtgattagagagcactgaaaaagtgcggccgggttctattgccaagatcaaagtcgtcattacacatacaacacaaacgctactttctcgaataggaacgcaagtattaccggcaattgatgaaaaataacgaaacgaagttttttacaacgtgcactcgcgcaatcacatatcgaaaatatttgtcaatgaacaatactcacgaccatgcagttgagggcgtaataccctttacggctccagtacgattccgtttcgccggggccgagcttcttagggcgaacgatggctatcagactcccgtccacacatgCTAGAaatcctggaatttttccacggctaagaaagccttccttgacggcggctttctgttgcgccgtggatgggaatctaacccatcctttttctttgcccacaaccgtaatggccttggcgacggctgtaatgatccggctgaccgaaggctgcgacagtgcaatcgcttcttcattcccgacgcactgttgaaagctcccggtggcaaaaaaccgcagcgcgcacagcactttcatcgtagtgtcgacaccacgaaatctttgaggtccgagatgtccttccagctcatcgcaaagacgtcacactatgtctttggagagcctaaaatgccttcgaaactcttcttcggccatgccgaacgcgtcgcgtcgttgcctctcgtcgcgtcgttgtctttcgccactccccagcaacacaaccaaaggagccgccattgccgtctctgtctcgtctcgtctaggtgccggctcgtcagctggcgcgaggttagccggcagccacggttgccctagcaaccctcgacatcatgctcgcccccgcgcgcgaccctcgagagaaccacttctccgcggttcctctcctagcagggaaccggttcctttccagaagattggcaacctgtgtgacgtcatcaaaatttgtcgtcccgcccaccagggatgacgacaacgaaacgccgaccaatggcaacagcccaaaggaaccggttcccaaaggaaccgctacagaatacggccccaggtggcccaaattttcaaaagtcccccactatggcatgcctcataatcagatcatggttttggcatgtaaaaccctattattgaattttttaatttaagtTTCTCAAAATCCGCACTGATATAGGTCGAGCAATTTGTTTCAAGAAATTGTAATAATTGACGATTTATCATCTTTTTCAGTAACTGAAAGCGGCAACTTGTTAATGCAATACGACAGTAACTTGACAATGAGGatgggtcttttccctgcttccgTCTTTCTATGCCAATGGAAGGTATCCTGCTGCCCAGATAGTATTGAAAACAGACTGCAGTGCAAGTTGTGTGTCAGAGTGAAGATGAAGTGAAGGTATGTGTAGGGTGATGGTTCCAGAGCCCGAGTCAGAGATCTTGAAACAAGAAAAGGCAACATTGCTCGTACTTATTTTTCTGGTTTTTCTGAATGAATGACATGGAATCGTGGAAAGGTTTCTTTTTGGTGACCAGAAAACTGGAACACTTCATCGGTGCATCCTCTTTTCTGAGGGCAATCAGGGAGTGGGGGGAAAGAGCTAGACATAAGTATATATGGAGTTTTCGGCAGCGGTGCCAGGCGCCCACTGTGGAACCCTTACAAGGGGACGTGACAGGATCTATGTATAAACAAGGCCTGCCAATGTCAGCCGCACACTAACATTATAACCAAATTGCTTCCTGGAAAACAGGAAAAGGAAGTGAAACGACGACAGGAAAGGCTGAAAGTGAGAGAGATGAAGATttgagaggaggacaggaaaaggcaacaactgatttcccccgggtgggtaaTTCTGAGGAGTGCAGACtacatgaagcagaggccaaagggttGTGTTGCCTCCGCCAAGGGACCTTAAAGGTCTAAACCctagatccccccccccctttctcgaACATACCTAAGCCACGCATGGTTTAACACGGGAAGGTCTGACCCTcctgtggtgtcgcaacacaccaaacacctgttGACGCAAATGCCCCTGCATGTGACTTGGGCTAATCATCCCATGAGAAATGCTATATGCTGCCACTTCAAGTGTGCcgcacagcaaaaagaaaaagaaaggagggaggCTCATCCTGTGACACGGTCCCTCGGCTCCAGTCTGGGAGAAAGCAGGGAAGGAACGCCGCTTCCAGAAACTAGTCGAGCCGAAGGATCAGATGTGTTTATCGACAGTAACGCTCGCCTCCTGGCGGCATTGCAACAGAAAAGTTCGTTTCTTCTATATTCTCCAAtattgaaccaatttgaaaaattatttcggtAAAACACTCCCTAGACAGCGGGTCACAACTTCTAGTGTATACCCAAAATTTGCAATGTGGCCTAGTGAGAGGCCTTTGAAGGCCTCATGATTTTTTTATGACAAAAGCATGAATTTCTTGTGTAATGTTCTGGACAAATAAAGACAAATGTTTTTATGTAGTAATGAACCATGTGAATATATTTATTCCCTAGTCTTATATACTAACTGTCCAACTGGAACTACGGCTAATCATGCATGCTGCACTAAAAGAGTGACTAACAAAATGTTTTTTGAAGTAAATGTTAGTGCAACAGTCAAGGATAGTTTCTTACATTCCGTTTCACAGCGTTAAGCACTGAACTTTCTCACCTACTCCAGTTACGCCTCTCTTGGCAGTATAATGTTCTCAAGCTCTGACAATTTTTCTTTGATGGGGATCCATTTAGGTGGCTATTTCAGTGCCCCATTGCATGCTGCCATGGAGGAGCCACGCAAGCATAGCAAGGAGAAGCGGACCGATCAGGCACACCACTCTGCTAACTTCTGCCTCTGCTGTGCGACACTGGTGTAACTTAGTGCTGCCTGAACTACTCAGGGGCACAATCCCCTCTGCCGGTGATCCACTTGCTTGGCCTTACTAAAACCTTCTCAACTCCTGCACACCTCTTGCCAGCTGGGAAGGAAAACACATCAGAGCGGGCAATGCTATTTGCTTCAAAACCAAATGGACCTTCTGCAtatgaggagagcgtttcattggacTGTTCAGAAAACGTTGCAGGTTTTTCCGCCCACGCTTGTATTGGTGGGTACATAAATTTGATGTCAAgaggttgaaaaaaaattaaaatgaaatagctttacattatagtcCCTCTCATTTGCCCTTAACTGCCATCCAGTTATGTTTCACTGGGCA includes:
- the LOC140215158 gene encoding putative nuclease HARBI1 encodes the protein MKVLCALRFFATGSFQQCVGNEEAIALSQPSVSRIITAVAKAITVVGKEKGWVRFPSTAQQKAAVKEGFLSRGKIPGFLACVDGSLIAIVRPKKLGPGETESYWSRKGYYALNCMVVCDAKLYILAIDPRFPGSCHDSFVWSYSAFRRRLTRGLLLHGEVLLGDSGYPLEPWIMTPVPGHPNRLTAEGRYNEAHASMRNAVERCIGVVKSRFRCLQRHRVLHYSPQKAATIVAACAALHNLCLAAGVPLPDDPDDDGAHDDSAQEPAQAQVPLQVQVPPQAHPVQPSRALFQRGRAVREPIVGVFRLPRNLRIAYLQSVRRCIRWQMRRRHVLV